catttgtttttatcaaaGATTAGCTTTGCACCAAGACTAAAAGCAAGGGGAAGCATCTAACCTATCTCTGTATGGCCTATTCAGTAATTAGCACAATTATAGAAGCTGTCTTTGTACTGAACGCACAGAGGTGAAAATGGTATTGATCGTCTAGTCTAACTCTTGGTAAGTCAATCAAAAAGCATGTTTGTCAAAAATGTTGGCATGTTCCTTATATTTCACAGTGAGAAAGTGCTGTAGTTTAATAGttaaaaaacgtgttttgttttgtctgtttgccaaatgctgtaatttcagcTAACATCTGACTGTCCAGAGGTAACAGCTTCTGTTGACCCAGACGAAGATTCGGTGGAGGCCTTTGTGCAGCTCAGGGGTGGCCAAGATGAGAAGGCTTTCGGAAAGGTACATAGGATGTTGATGTATGATGTTGTATCCTATTATACATAGATAACTCAGTGGTTACTTCTGGCTGCTTAGTGGTTACTTCTGGCTGCTTAGTGaatttatctttattattttctggTAAATCTCCAATCAATCAGGTGATCTGCAATGTGGAGAGGGCCCAGGAGAGACAGAAGCTGGCTTACCAGCGGAAGATGAAGAGGGGAATCAAGTGCTTCATCATCACCCCTGGTATGGAGGTCCTCAAGAAGGATGAGAGGAAGAAGGGTAGGCCGGGGCGTACCATGGACCCAAGTTGGAGCCAAGCCACATTTAggtatgcatacatacattctaTTTGATGCAATATTTAATTCTGACCATACATCTCATTTTCTAGGGTTACAGAAGTACTGCCGAACAACTTGGTGCAGCTGGAGACCCTGGATGGAAAGCCGCTGCGCATAAAGACACCTTATGCGTCAGTGAAACCTCTGCGCCAGAGTATGTCAACTAAATCCGGTTTAGGCAACTTTTATTTAGTGTTGATATCTTCTTTCGCTTCATAATATACCTGCTCTCTCATTTAGGGACACAACCTGGCTGGCCCACTGAGTCCACTCCAGAGTCTGCACCTTCAGGAGATGCTGAAATGTGCAGCTTTGAGTCAGAGGAGGCAATGGAGGTACTGTAAATGGATGTACTTGAAATAAATAGGTTGtttatgtgcatacatgtttcCTTTGTATGATCAACACAATTTCAGGTTCACTGTCTTGTGGACCATTCCTTCGCCAGCCCCACAGAAGCCTGGGAAAAGGATCTGCACCCTGACCAAGAACAACTGATAAGATCGTTTCAATCAAAAATGAAGTATATGTTTAGATATTTGAGTCATCAAGTGATAAACATAAGTCATTAATTTCTTGATTTAACAAATGACCCTAGACAGATTACAGCGTCAGAGTCATACAAAATTATGTTGTCTTAAGCTTGAGTATGTCCTGGATCCTGAGCGTCCTGCACTGGAACTGATTGCCAAAGAGGAAGGCATGTCTCTGGACAACCCAAGGGACCAGAAGTCTTCTCAAGTCAGAGACATGGACTCCACTGTGAATATTGTAAAAGTTGTTTGTTAcgcacaaatttaaaaaaacacatcagacTTGTAACAATTTAAGTACCTGTATGGTTTCTGCTATTGTTTTCAGATTGGGAACGCTTGCCTGAGGCTTGCTCAGAGATATGTATGATTTCTTTCTCAATGCAGCACAGCAGAGACAGTTTGCTTTTTTAGTCATTTTGAGTTATTAGTCATTAGTTTATTTGTGTAAACCTTACATTTCCGAATGCCTTTGGATTCAACACCATTACAGGGCAAAGATGTCTTCATTGCTGACATGTATGCCATACCAACATGGAAGCACAAAGACAACAATCCTCTGTCAGGCCTTCCAGTGAGTACAACTAATCTTAAGTATTAGTAGTTACACTAATCCAACGTTTATTATATAAAATTCATGAATTGTCACTACAGAAGGATGCACACCTGAAGGATGCACTAGTCTTCCCAGCATGGACAAACTGCAATGGGCCAGAGCACTTCCTTCTATGTGTAAGTAATAAGCAGAGAAGTTACATTTGAAATCACTGCAGATAGCTATGAAATCTTggttaataattatattatttatgctTCTTTCTGCATTACCCATTATAGGTGTTGAAGCCAGCCAAGAGAGAGATTCTCTTGCTGGACTCTCAGTTTGCCCTTTGGCCTTCAGGTTTTGGTGATGCGGAGTACAGCTTTAGGTCCCTACGTAATAAATAATTCAGGCCACGGTTCTATTCTGGCCACCTCTTATTCTGACCGTATTTCTGTTCTGGCCATGTTCCTGTTCTGGCCACATTCCTGTTCTGAACGTATTCTTGTTCTGGCCTTGTTCCTGTTCTGGCCACGTTCCTGTTCTGGCCATGTTCCCACTATATCTTTTGAGATTTGCTACTGATGTCGTTCATATGTTTTGCTAAGTTCCCATGGCCTGCTCATTTGATCAGTTACTGACCGTGTTCATAAGTTTGAGTTTATTGTAGGCATtgtgagttttatttttgacaggactgattttatttattgcagtaACATTGCTCAGTGCATTATTCCTGGATGCTGGAGTGAGGTGACTGGAAGGGACATGCAGGTATAATACAATTTCTTCTCCATGTAATAGCAGTGCCTTGTAATAACGTCTAAAAATATGACTTTACATGGCGTAAAATGTGTGTTATCAGGATATCCCACAACAGACATCCGGGAATGACTGTGGCATTTTCATGCTCATGGTAAGTTGAGTTTTAGGTAAATACTGGATATGTGCCCAGAACAAAATTGaaggaaatatataaaatctggaaaatatatatatatatattttttttcaatatgcCCTCTGCATGTGTACAGATGCTCCATTCCACTTCAGTATGGTCAGTATTTGAACGTCTACATAATCAAAATGACATAAATATATGTTACCATGTGAAACTAGTGTAATCCTTTTTGCTGTATCTGCTGTAGCTGGACATGCATTCAATCCGGCGGTGGTGGTGTGTCCTTCTTATGGAGCGCTTTTCGATAGACGGGTATGACAACTACAAGAAATACATGATTTATtgcttttctttaatatttacagAGACTGGAAAATGTTctaacatttttcatcattttcattaaagcCACGGCCAGAGGTTTGCTTTCTGGACAGATGAGGCGAGTTGTCTGTTACAGGGCATTCTTCAGCCGGTGTACCGGGTGGGCAAGGGAACTACCATGGAGGTCCCAGCACATATCGCTGAGCGGACAGCCACCGAGCAGGCACTGGTTGACTTCATTGTCAAGGAGCGCGGGACCGAGGAACGACTACTGGTATGTAGGGAAACAATGGTTCTGTGAGGTATGGGCATGTcactgtgttcctttttttctgaaaacacaggAAATCATCAGTGACAAGGAACCCTCCAAGTGGCTGATGAGTTTCCAAGGGAAGTCGCCTAACAAAGTCCCAGTGTACCTTGACAATGACGCCCAGAAGAACAGGTTGTTCAAGTAATATGAACAGTATATCCTCTCCAGTTGTCATCAGGAATCATATACTGTTCATTCTAGAGGTGTTGTTCCCAGAGGtgagactcatatcacacactgaTGCAATCAGACTGGATGAAGTGCAAGACATATAAGGACCTTAATTACTTTTCCCATACAAGGCTATCATCGGTGCACTTTCTGCTCTTGGGAAGATGACCCTGCAGAAGGCGGCGGAGGAGTTCTCCACTGGCACACATCTCCAGGAGAGGCAAGGATAGATTTTAATTATTGGTTTGTTGTAATCAGACCCTGATGTTACCTTGATTTGACACCTCTTTttaaatccctgtttattttagTGAAAGAGACAAGTTCAACAGGAAGGTGGACCATCATACAAAAGAAGTGGACTCTTCTAATTCTGctgtttaattttcttttttcgcaCTGTTTCTGTGTACTTTGTTAATGTTTATAACTGTTCTGTCAATCTTTTCCCTTCCTCtgttttgtctgtctttttctaaatgacaaaatcacccccccccccccccattacactgaatttacaaataaacattattaaaactgtgcgttatgtatttttattcattgttgttttcttaATTAGATTAAGATTAGATGAATACAGTTTGTCATTATAGAGGGATGTCTGATTTCAGTAGGCTACATACTAACGATGGTGTTTGCATTTTGGacgtaaatggtaaaatggtaaatggacttcatttatatagcgcttttatccaaagtgctttacaattgatgcctctcattcgccagagcagttaggggttaggtgtcttgctcaaggacactttgacacgcccagagcgggctttgaaccggcaaccctctgactgccagacaatcggtcttaccccctgagctatgtcgaCGTACAATTAATCATTATTATGGCTGggtatttttcatggaaaatattggAATGGAGcagtcaaactgaaaaaagtaagGAACCATGGtgttttacttaaaaacatATAACGTATCAAATGGACCAATATATCTCATGTGCGGTAGTGGGAAATGATCAAGCGCAACTGCTGCAACAGTTTcaagtgcttgaagttttaaaaaataagtcagCACGCTTGCGACAAGGAACAAATAACAAGGAAAAATACACTGATAGGTTGTTACCCTTACCGCTTCAGTCCATTATGGAAAGCATGATTTTTGCCTTTAATAGAACGTTGTTATGAACAGCATGATGAAATTTCAttactaaaaaaatatataaaacagtaaCCGTGCATCAGTTTGTTTTCGTACAAcgttgtagcctacattacgTATGCGTCTGATGAAGTGCCTGTTATATTAACGCAGGGGTGCAGTGCTGACACATTTCATGGTTGTgcccagcttctgctcttaattatttaatcattcaGTCTTTATCTGATAtgcataagcaccagctacagctgaaGAAACAAGTGTATGCTAAAGATTTCAGCGTACTCAAGTACTAGAGTGCACCAGCATAGTTCAGACCTGTCAGAACACTAAAACTAataactggttggaacaaaaaccacgACGCAGACGGTCCTCCAGGACCGGAATCATTCTTGGAAAACACATTACAGTGGCATATTTGATGTCACCTCTGTGATCAAACAAAACTAGTAGTACTGCATGTACTAGGCTGTAATGACGAATAATTTCTGTTTCGATGGCTTGTAGACTATGCTTAACATGTTAGGGGGTGACTTATTACACAAGTTTATACATGCTATGGCTTGTAAATAGACTGTGCTGCATGCGATCTAGCAAGAAACATACATAGATAGCCTGCGAAACACCCCGATATAGttaactagcaagctagctggaaGAGCTTCTCTTAGTCTTATATAGAAATAGCTTGCGCATTAAGGGAACATTAAGTAGTGCAAATGTCGCTTCTTCttaatggctattttgcttcCTGCTACTTGGGTTACAACTGAATATGTAACGGATCGCTAGAAATGCTAGTAGGGACCAGCCTTTTTCatattaacctgaaatacacaaGACGGGACACTTCTACAATATGATCTCAAGTAAAGTATCTACCACTTtcattcttagaattgatagattgcgattattgtactatcacaaactgttaacctgtgtaatcagcgagttattcgactcaggttttcagttgctaattaggtacactcggagcgacgctttaTTAGTCCTGCTAACTCGCAGTTTAGgtagtaagtgtataattcgtccaggtgcgtagaactgccgaaatccgtcctgctagagttggataagtatctgcgttcatttactaattacataccgcgttagagtttaaacttttccctgtgtggaaactgttctttgtttttaggttgtgttaggtttcTATCTACCACTTtcattcttagaattgatagatagcgattattgcactatcacaaactgttaacctgtgtaatcagcgaGTTATTCGACTCAGGTTTTCACTAGCGTCGCTCCCTCCTAGTTTATGAGCCagctccccattccagtctgtgttctccccctcagaaggcgcttccagcgacaTGGCCCTCCTCGACAACGGAACCCCTCaaacctctgctaccccccgctgaccccttgtgagaacttcacggtcacaggggggctatggaactgccagtctgctacgcgcaaggcagacttcatctccgcctatgcctccctccaatccctgcagttccttgccctcacagaaacctggatcacaccagacaactctgccactcctgctgccctctcatcctcctactccttctcccacaccccccggcgatctggccgtggtggtggtactggtctactgatctcccccacctggaaattctctgttctccccctccctgacctgactatatccacttttgaattccatcctgtctctatcacctaccctgctaacctttatattattgttatttatcgtcccccggggcccctgggaagcttcctggatgagctagacaccctgctcagctccttccctgaggacggcaccccgctgatcctccttggagattttaacatccacctagaagcctcccagtctgctgccttcctacccctactccactcctttgacctctccctacaacactctcctccaacccacaaggcaggcaacctcctagacctgatcttcctgaggacctgctccagctccaatcttacggttacccccctgcatacgtctgaccatcatttcatctccttctccctccccctctctccacatcctccctctccccctcccatccccactgtcactgtccgccgtaacctccgctctctatcaccctcttctcttgctcccagagtgactgcttccctcccccctcttcaatcattttccaagctccccacttcatttctctcctcagcactcgactccctatgccccttcgtccctaggccagcacgttcatcccctcccagtccatggatgtctgacatcctacgcacctccagggccaccctccgcgctgctgagaggaagtgggccaaatccagggacccatctgacctctcagcctatcagtctctcctgacagagttctcttctgctgtcactgccgctaaggcaaaattctaccaaaccaaaattcataactccatttctaaccctcgtcaacttttctctattttctcttctctcctcagcgtgccacctcctccaccccagtcttccttcactgcagatgactttgcagcattctttgacgaaaagattgcagacatccgcagttcctttgccccctcccccccctctgcgtcctccgccccctgtttctccacattttctctcctctcagacactgaagtctcccagcttctgctcactcaccgccctaccacctgcgccctcgaccctatcccctcatctctccttcaagcaatcacaccagacatcctcccttttgtcacctccctcgtgaactcctccctatcttctggatgtttcccctcatccttcaagagggtccacatcaccccgctcctgaagaaacccacactagatccttcagtcattcagaactaccgcccggtatctctcctccctttcctatccaaaacacttgaacgtgctgcatctaaccagctctctgctttcttctctgagaacaacctgcttgatccccaccagtctggcttcaggcctggccactcgaccgagactgcactcctctcggtcagtgagtcactccatgccgcacgagcagcctccctctcctctgtcctgattcttctagacctctccgctgcatttgacactgtggaccactctatactcctgtcctccctggcagcaacagggatccgcggcacagtccttgactggattgagtcttacctctctgaccgttccttccaggttgcctgggcgagtaaggtatcaccaccccgtcccctcaccaccggagttccccagggctcagtcctcggtccccttctcttctccttgtacaccagatcccttggccctgtaatatctgcccatggcttgtcctatcactcctatgccgacgacacgcaactctttctctccttctccccatcggacacacaggtccctgcccgcatctccgcttgcctgagggacattcagagctggatggacaatcaccacctgaagctcaacccgggaaagacggagctaatctttattcctgctctatcctctcccctcctcgacttttccatttccctaggggacaccgtagtgacatcatcaccctgcgccaagaatctcggagtggtgatggacaacaggctgtccctctccaacaacattgcagcagtaacccaggcatgcagatttttcctgtactacatccgcagaatccgcccctttctcaccacctactcaacccagctcctggtccaagcaatggttctatcccgcctggactactgcaactctcttctggctggactaccggcatctgccaccagacccctgcaactcattcagaatgctgcggctcgtctggtcttcaacctccccagacactcccacgtaactcccctgctcactaccctccactggctgcctgttatagctcgcatcaaatttaaaacattggtcctagcataccaggcagtcaagggatcagccccagcatacctccacaagatattcaaaccctacatgccagccagatccctccgttctgctacctcaggacgcctagcacctccccctcttcgcacctgcacttccagaacacgtctcctgtctgttctggccccacgatggtggaatgacctccctgtggaggtcagaacagctgagacactgacccatttcaaacgacgactgaagactcacctcttcaggctgcacctctccccctccctcccttcccccctgtaaatgactaaacttagggttgtaactaggcagctgtttcgtaggtgactaggtgcattaactgtcttaacgactacttgtattttttccatagattgcgttgttgccgttctcgctgttagtgttaatcagtttaaccatcagggtccaagttgaactatgcggttgttccctgcacttggaccggtacttctctctaggggtttcgtcatacttgttcctggttatggttatacactttgttgtacgtcgctctggataagagtgtctgccaaatgcctgtaatgtaatgtaataaagacAAGTTCCATTAAGCTCTATGCAGTGGCAGATACACGTCCCCGTAGCAACTAAAGCTAACACTGGGCGACCTCTGACATATTtcccggcacagaaaaaaatcgcgaaagtactgaaaaaattacctccggaggataacaaggacgtttttttctacataactaggtacaggttgttagttatatttcgcctattttatatagactacagttgaaaatctgatgtttttctgtctaCCTAACGAACCCGGTCGATAGATGCTCACACTAAAGTAGTAGTAGgctactgaaatattatgatctAGACTAACCAGTAGGCTAATATCAGCAACTTTTTGCGAGCTAGCCACTTCAATTGAATTCTTCTTTTTGCTGTCAGAAGAGCAGTGGAAGGCAACGAtagcttggaaaatattaattgcagtttggatagctttcagtgtactgtcaaccccataataaagttgccatttcattgtaaacagtcgtgtctgttttttcattattttcgcgCTGTATACTTTCGCGCTGGGTACTCAGTTAGGCAACATTTATGGAGCCGGTCACGTTTGTGGTGGCTACTCCATAGGCAAGGggtgtatttcaaattaaatgaaaagatgggCAGTGGCGAGGATAAAACGGcagtttataattcaaaacGGGACCCGACGATTAGCACCGATGTATTCAATATAGCTTGTTACACTCGTTAAAAGTACATatctttaaactaaaaaaaacaactgatacTTTACATATTGCGTTATTCATTAACACTGtaccactttatttatataccaaCTCCTGTGTACCATTTTCCAATGCATGATTTCAGTTTCCAATCCGAGAGAGTAGCCTACACTAGACTGTCATCCGCCATTACCGTTGTTTTTGACCGTTTTCGCGAAAGGAATTATGGTATTTTTGCCAGTCGGagcatgcacagatgcacacttcGAATTTTGATCAAATGGAGTGCGCATCCGGGTACTTTATCCGTGCTCCGCACTACCGAACTTCGGTTTGGACTCGCACTCCAAGATGGAGGCATGCTCGCTATGCGCACTCGGAGCATGGAACtatgcggtttgggacacagtCTTAGCGTCAACTTCACTACCTGGCATGCGTGGTTTCCAAGCGTTCTATGCTGGTTGCTAACGACAGTGCGCGATCgctagctagctgctagctAGGAAAAGAAGCTTTTATAAAAGAGAAGCTcttccagctagctagctagtgatctgTCAGGGTTTctcccagaaaagttgttaggcccggtggcaagtatcttttgacgggggctGGCGGCTCGGCGCGGGCCGGcagccaagtgtcttttttgacgggggcccgGTGTGGGCCAGcaacagactgatggcagcattaaggtagggccctatagtttctgtgataacagaatcacggatgGAATCGCGAAATTGAGATATATGCTAATGTCGATTGAgatgtgcacaattttgcaaCGCAAATAGAATGTTTTTCTCGTCTAAactaattgaggagaactgtcTATCATATTTAGTAATATGTAATTTCTAATCAAgtacaagggggggggggggggggggcattaagcTGGGTGTGGGTGGTTTCCCCCATGAAATTTTGAGTGTCAAAcacttaatttcctgcattctggtgaatttttatgcactaatttgtgccttttctgcatcaatttatggtggaaatgtaaaggaaaacacaaaattcagggggacaaatgcacatgttctaaatattgagggggagctAACATTAAAAAGAGATATCGATAGCTAAAACAAACTTGTGATTTTACAAGACGTGTCCATAACGTACAcaaaacattggctaaaatacCAACACTGCAACATGGGGAATCACGTTAATTCCCTGCTTAGCAACCGAGTGCAGCTATCGCTAGGTAGTTTTGTTCTgtgaacatcacattcagacagtgtaCCAACAgctattaactagctagctacgtaTCATACTAGCAGATATCATAGTTCATTAAttgacaactagctagctaacattgacGTTAGCTGGCGTATTGATAGGTAACGTTACAAATATAAGATTACCGTTACTGTTCTTTCCAACCGCTGTGAGTAACTGACTTTAGCTGACGTTGTCATAAAagttttcccgaccgtgaaaaccatagacatgtatgtatgtctatggtgaaaactgcctggcttgtttacattttggacagatgctagtgggtaaatctatcgctgtttccgtcgtAGAACTTTCGACAAAAGCAAAATCGGAAGCAATATCCTAAAATGTcttactatttttatttctataagggttatgggaagtgaagtccatAGTATGATCGGCTTGAGCAATCTCCTGttgactacatatcccattTGTGCTTTCGTAAGCTCAAACTTTTCGTGGCCACGGGGGTAAACCATTGCTACTCTGTGAAGAGGGGAGTCAATAATTCACGTTATGTTTACACGCGTTACAGACCTTTCCGCATAATTTTGAAGTCATCTTTTATTGCTGTTGAAGCCTTTATTGTATGAAAGCTTTACATGGGAGAGGGATCAGTCAtggttgggggcgggggaatTCGATTCTTTACAAATATTGGGGGGTGACGTCCCACCCGTCCCCCCCGGTTCCTACGCCAATGGATTTACCCacgagccacatctgtccaaaatgtaaacaagtaaggcagtCTTCACGGTCGgggaaaattttatgacagTGTCACCCAGtgagtgaacaccacaaacggcggtGGCTCATTACTAACTGATTGTGGCGAAAACCTGCGGTGAAAACTTGCCAGGGacaacaacccccccacccccccacccccccccccaatttcaaAAACTCATCGGATgtacacaaatcacacaaatgaCCTATTTTGGATTCAAAACGGCGAATTTCGCCGAAAAGCGACTAGTTTGCACGTAtgcgtgaagagtgcctgaccctcaaccgtagcgttttttccccaaagatggtatttctagatatagtCTAATTCtgccgctgtgttaacacatttctatgTTTGCCGGTCAGGCACTCATCACCGTAAGAAGACATTTTAGGATTTTCCGATTTTTTAATCGgaactactagtttaacgttgcctacacactgcttaagttaatataaaaagaatgtatgccTACTTACCAACGAGATGACGTGATAACGCACGCGGAAGTTTGTAacaaggttagttagcctactaaataagaaatggtggcttgctatgtaacgttagcttgtgatagttggaagcgtcaagtgttgaacttcactctacgcacaatgagggtaaagaacactgatctcagacctgctgttttcctatagtgcgttcacgttttaatcaacagatgtcgctggtgagctttccaaccgagcactgtaactgtagtttaaaaaacatctttaaaatactttaaaaattcCCTGATGCTTAGACCTAGTGGGGGGTCAACTTAGGTTCGGCGGGCCGCCGgacttgcaatacactggcggaaaccgtGTCCGTCTCGCAGGCtatctatttatttctcttgctagctagctagcgatctaCGAATCTtgctagagagagagattttttaaaatatgaattattgtaCTCACTGTTTCACCTAATCTACACACGCCATTACACAAGCTAAGATACAgaaaaaccacacacatacacacacaaatttgtattctgttcatatgtttattgtttgttgtattcatgtttttgcaatatatatatacgtcatgccaataaagcttatttgaatttgaatcttcGGACAGAGATCTGACCAATCGGCACAATGTAACAGCACAGCGTAACCCCGGAAGTGAATAGGGGGGATGAAATTTGTAAGGGGGatgaaatttgttgtgacagcgccatttcccaccccagtgaccatagactgtagcccctactgtagcttagtcctctgcagtaatcagg
This region of Anguilla anguilla isolate fAngAng1 chromosome 5, fAngAng1.pri, whole genome shotgun sequence genomic DNA includes:
- the LOC118228162 gene encoding uncharacterized protein LOC118228162 codes for the protein MIGVDLFGPVVKSTKGNRYCLTLLDYFTKWVETRTFMKKMAAKVKEALRDIFFTHGLSEVILTDQGSEFKKELTSDCPEVTASVDPDEDSVEAFVQLRGGQDEKAFGKVICNVERAQERQKLAYQRKMKRGIKCFIITPGMEVLKKDERKKGRPGRTMDPSWSQATFRVTEVLPNNLVQLETLDGKPLRIKTPYASVKPLRQRTQPGWPTESTPESAPSGDAEMCSFESEEAMELEYVLDPERPALELIAKEEGMSLDNPRDQKSSQVRDMDSTIGNACLRLAQRYV
- the LOC118226713 gene encoding uncharacterized protein LOC118226713 isoform X1, producing MPLDSTPLQGKDVFIADMYAIPTWKHKDNNPLSGLPKDAHLKDALVFPAWTNCNGPEHFLLCVLKPAKREILLLDSQFALWPSGFGDAEYSFSNIAQCIIPGCWSEVTGRDMQDIPQQTSGNDCGIFMLMYALCMCTDAPFHFSMLDMHSIRRWWCVLLMERFSIDGHGQRFAFWTDEASCLLQGILQPVYRVGKGTTMEVPAHIAERTATEQALVDFIVKERGTEERLLEIISDKEPSKWLMSFQGKSPNKVPVYLDNDAQKNRLFK
- the LOC118226713 gene encoding uncharacterized protein LOC118226713 isoform X2 — translated: MPLDSTPLQGKDVFIADMYAIPTWKHKDNNPLSGLPKDAHLKDALVFPAWTNCNGPEHFLLCVLKPAKREILLLDSQFALWPSGFGDAEYSFSNIAQCIIPGCWSEVTGRDMQDIPQQTSGNDCGIFMLMLDMHSIRRWWCVLLMERFSIDGAFFSRCTGWARELPWRSQHISLSGQPPSRHWLTSLSRSAGPRNDYWYVGKQWFCEVWACHCVPFFLKTQEIISDKEPSKWLMSFQGKSPNKVPVYLDNDAQKNRLFK